A genomic segment from Nematostella vectensis chromosome 6, jaNemVect1.1, whole genome shotgun sequence encodes:
- the LOC5520927 gene encoding rho GTPase-activating protein 19 isoform X2, giving the protein MLEDLQELENSGNVAKNLELERHFKPHRSFLEKSTEKFNKIIHRKHHHHIFGHPLTNESVERILPLIHYLKTCVDKEGLFRISGNKKRQEELKELIDRGDTPKLGCGKFTAHDVASVLKQFLGELPEPLLTQAPYRAYLQVTEISNDQGNAKHVEALQLLFLMIPPENRSLLHNLLELLKLVLENPNNKMTAYNLAVVFCPNVLYCNKQSSFRMSLRIPFRRVKSWCLIRSQQALEQRGSCISSFPQELDALNESVAFMITFAKQLFQIPDELKKELKLIEKNISIGKEDEVPMAHAYCHQLDNREHRETTQQATTEALVELYNHVKDMPDGPMKQKFMEKFEKTHPGTPPFMPRSRARTKPVDQAMKPSLLTYSTPIKSTCTPGSLARPPLSPINANNTMDQTSHHKNVTFRSPDVPAHRPSHSRSVAAKASYTPSGVMSPFKSPHRSGGKVFPRHKRTLSAGNSSMSPFRRSRTRTAHAPSVPALTIQTPSGRMVCSPDPYNQPGAKIRKLYGSPAAKKRLSSRDYQRVEETFV; this is encoded by the exons ATGCTGGAAGATTTGCAAGAATTGGAAAATAGCGGTAATGTGGCTAAGAACCTCGAGCTGGAGCGTCACTTCAAACCTCATCGGAGCTTTTTGGAAAAATCTACAGAGAAATTCAACAAGATTATTCACCGAAAAC ACCATCACCACATCTTTGGTCACCCTCTTACTAATGAGTCTGTTGAAAGAATCCTACCACTCATTCACTATCTCAAGACAT GTGTAGACAAAGAGGGACTGTTTCGAATATCTGGCAACAAGAAGAGGCAAGAGGAACTCAAGGAACTGATTGATAGAGGTGACACTCCAAAGCTAGGATGTGGCAAGTTTACTGCGCATGATGTTGCATCCGTCCTGAAGCAATTCTTAGGAGAGCTCCCAGAGCCCCTGCTGACACAGGCCCCATACCGCGCCTACCTACAAGTTACAG AGATTTCAAATGATCAAGGAAATGCTAAGCATGTGGAAGCACTTCAGCTTTTGTTTCTGATGATTCCGCCTGAAAATCGATCATTATTGCACAACCTCCTGGAGCTGCTAAAGCTTGTTCTGGAAAACCCCAACAATAAGATGACGGCATACAACCTGGCAGTAGTGTTCTGTCCAAATGTACTGTACTGCAACAAACAG TCCTCATTCCGTATGTCCTTGAGAATTCCATTCCGTCGTGTCAAGTCATGGTGCCTTATTCGTTCCCAGCAGGCTTTGGAACAG AGGGGGTCTTGTATCAGTAGCTTCCCACAAGAACTAGATGCACTGAATGAATCTGTCGCCTTCATGATCACATTTGCCAAACAACTCTTTCAG ATTCCAGATGAACTGAAAAAGGAATTAAAGCTGATCGAGAAAAATATTAGCATAGGCAAG GAAGACGAGGTTCCCATGGCGCATGCGTATTGTCATCAGCTGGATAATCGAGAACACAGGGAGACCACGCAGCAGGCGACAACTGAAGCGTTAGTGGAGTTGTATAATCACGTGAAGGATATGCCCGATGGACCAATGAAGCAGAAGTTTATGGAGAAG tTCGAAAAGACACACCCAGGGACGCCTCCCTTCATGCCGAGGAGTCGCGCGCGAACTAAACCGGTAGATCAG gccATGAAGCCAAGCCTTCTCACATACTCGACGCCAATCAAGTCCACGTGTACCCCTGGCAGCCTTGCAAGGCCACCCCTATCACCAATCAACGCCAACAATACAATGGACCAAACGAGCCACCACAAAAACGTCACCTTTAGATCCCCAGATGTGCCTGCCCACCGACCCTCCCACAGTAGATCTGTAGCTGCCAAGGCAAGCTATACTCCTTCGGGTGTTATGTCGCCTTTTAAGTCCCCTCACAGATCCGGGGGAAAGGTGTTCCCGCGACATAAGCGCACTCTGTCGGCTGGAAATTCGAGTATGTCACCATTCAGGCGAAGCCGTACGCGTACTGCGCATGCCCCTAGCGTGCCAGCGCTGACTATTCAGACGCCGTCAGGCCGTATGGTGTGTAGCCCAGACCCCTACAACCAGCCTGGAGCCAAAATTCGCAAGCTGTATGGGTCCCCGGCGGCCAAGAAGCGCTTGTCTAGTCGCGATTACCAACGG GTTGAGGAGACGTTTGTGTGA
- the LOC5520927 gene encoding rho GTPase-activating protein 19 isoform X3 — translation MSKNDARDPYGSICLSRLTRILDLKMLEDLQELENSGNVAKNLELERHFKPHRSFLEKSTEKFNKIIHRKHHHHIFGHPLTNESVERILPLIHYLKTCVDKEGLFRISGNKKRQEELKELIDRGDTPKLGCGKFTAHDVASVLKQFLGELPEPLLTQAPYRAYLQVTEISNDQGNAKHVEALQLLFLMIPPENRSLLHNLLELLKLVLENPNNKMTAYNLAVVFCPNVLYCNKQRGSCISSFPQELDALNESVAFMITFAKQLFQIPDELKKELKLIEKNISIGKEDEVPMAHAYCHQLDNREHRETTQQATTEALVELYNHVKDMPDGPMKQKFMEKFEKTHPGTPPFMPRSRARTKPVDQAMKPSLLTYSTPIKSTCTPGSLARPPLSPINANNTMDQTSHHKNVTFRSPDVPAHRPSHSRSVAAKASYTPSGVMSPFKSPHRSGGKVFPRHKRTLSAGNSSMSPFRRSRTRTAHAPSVPALTIQTPSGRMVCSPDPYNQPGAKIRKLYGSPAAKKRLSSRDYQRVEETFV, via the exons ATGAGTAAAAACGATGCAAGGGACCCCTATGGATCCATCTGCCTTAGTCGATTGACTCGTATTTTGGATTTAAAGATGCTGGAAGATTTGCAAGAATTGGAAAATAGCGGTAATGTGGCTAAGAACCTCGAGCTGGAGCGTCACTTCAAACCTCATCGGAGCTTTTTGGAAAAATCTACAGAGAAATTCAACAAGATTATTCACCGAAAAC ACCATCACCACATCTTTGGTCACCCTCTTACTAATGAGTCTGTTGAAAGAATCCTACCACTCATTCACTATCTCAAGACAT GTGTAGACAAAGAGGGACTGTTTCGAATATCTGGCAACAAGAAGAGGCAAGAGGAACTCAAGGAACTGATTGATAGAGGTGACACTCCAAAGCTAGGATGTGGCAAGTTTACTGCGCATGATGTTGCATCCGTCCTGAAGCAATTCTTAGGAGAGCTCCCAGAGCCCCTGCTGACACAGGCCCCATACCGCGCCTACCTACAAGTTACAG AGATTTCAAATGATCAAGGAAATGCTAAGCATGTGGAAGCACTTCAGCTTTTGTTTCTGATGATTCCGCCTGAAAATCGATCATTATTGCACAACCTCCTGGAGCTGCTAAAGCTTGTTCTGGAAAACCCCAACAATAAGATGACGGCATACAACCTGGCAGTAGTGTTCTGTCCAAATGTACTGTACTGCAACAAACAG AGGGGGTCTTGTATCAGTAGCTTCCCACAAGAACTAGATGCACTGAATGAATCTGTCGCCTTCATGATCACATTTGCCAAACAACTCTTTCAG ATTCCAGATGAACTGAAAAAGGAATTAAAGCTGATCGAGAAAAATATTAGCATAGGCAAG GAAGACGAGGTTCCCATGGCGCATGCGTATTGTCATCAGCTGGATAATCGAGAACACAGGGAGACCACGCAGCAGGCGACAACTGAAGCGTTAGTGGAGTTGTATAATCACGTGAAGGATATGCCCGATGGACCAATGAAGCAGAAGTTTATGGAGAAG tTCGAAAAGACACACCCAGGGACGCCTCCCTTCATGCCGAGGAGTCGCGCGCGAACTAAACCGGTAGATCAG gccATGAAGCCAAGCCTTCTCACATACTCGACGCCAATCAAGTCCACGTGTACCCCTGGCAGCCTTGCAAGGCCACCCCTATCACCAATCAACGCCAACAATACAATGGACCAAACGAGCCACCACAAAAACGTCACCTTTAGATCCCCAGATGTGCCTGCCCACCGACCCTCCCACAGTAGATCTGTAGCTGCCAAGGCAAGCTATACTCCTTCGGGTGTTATGTCGCCTTTTAAGTCCCCTCACAGATCCGGGGGAAAGGTGTTCCCGCGACATAAGCGCACTCTGTCGGCTGGAAATTCGAGTATGTCACCATTCAGGCGAAGCCGTACGCGTACTGCGCATGCCCCTAGCGTGCCAGCGCTGACTATTCAGACGCCGTCAGGCCGTATGGTGTGTAGCCCAGACCCCTACAACCAGCCTGGAGCCAAAATTCGCAAGCTGTATGGGTCCCCGGCGGCCAAGAAGCGCTTGTCTAGTCGCGATTACCAACGG GTTGAGGAGACGTTTGTGTGA
- the LOC5520927 gene encoding rho GTPase-activating protein 19 isoform X1: MSKNDARDPYGSICLSRLTRILDLKMLEDLQELENSGNVAKNLELERHFKPHRSFLEKSTEKFNKIIHRKHHHHIFGHPLTNESVERILPLIHYLKTCVDKEGLFRISGNKKRQEELKELIDRGDTPKLGCGKFTAHDVASVLKQFLGELPEPLLTQAPYRAYLQVTEISNDQGNAKHVEALQLLFLMIPPENRSLLHNLLELLKLVLENPNNKMTAYNLAVVFCPNVLYCNKQSSFRMSLRIPFRRVKSWCLIRSQQALEQRGSCISSFPQELDALNESVAFMITFAKQLFQIPDELKKELKLIEKNISIGKEDEVPMAHAYCHQLDNREHRETTQQATTEALVELYNHVKDMPDGPMKQKFMEKFEKTHPGTPPFMPRSRARTKPVDQAMKPSLLTYSTPIKSTCTPGSLARPPLSPINANNTMDQTSHHKNVTFRSPDVPAHRPSHSRSVAAKASYTPSGVMSPFKSPHRSGGKVFPRHKRTLSAGNSSMSPFRRSRTRTAHAPSVPALTIQTPSGRMVCSPDPYNQPGAKIRKLYGSPAAKKRLSSRDYQRVEETFV; the protein is encoded by the exons ATGAGTAAAAACGATGCAAGGGACCCCTATGGATCCATCTGCCTTAGTCGATTGACTCGTATTTTGGATTTAAAGATGCTGGAAGATTTGCAAGAATTGGAAAATAGCGGTAATGTGGCTAAGAACCTCGAGCTGGAGCGTCACTTCAAACCTCATCGGAGCTTTTTGGAAAAATCTACAGAGAAATTCAACAAGATTATTCACCGAAAAC ACCATCACCACATCTTTGGTCACCCTCTTACTAATGAGTCTGTTGAAAGAATCCTACCACTCATTCACTATCTCAAGACAT GTGTAGACAAAGAGGGACTGTTTCGAATATCTGGCAACAAGAAGAGGCAAGAGGAACTCAAGGAACTGATTGATAGAGGTGACACTCCAAAGCTAGGATGTGGCAAGTTTACTGCGCATGATGTTGCATCCGTCCTGAAGCAATTCTTAGGAGAGCTCCCAGAGCCCCTGCTGACACAGGCCCCATACCGCGCCTACCTACAAGTTACAG AGATTTCAAATGATCAAGGAAATGCTAAGCATGTGGAAGCACTTCAGCTTTTGTTTCTGATGATTCCGCCTGAAAATCGATCATTATTGCACAACCTCCTGGAGCTGCTAAAGCTTGTTCTGGAAAACCCCAACAATAAGATGACGGCATACAACCTGGCAGTAGTGTTCTGTCCAAATGTACTGTACTGCAACAAACAG TCCTCATTCCGTATGTCCTTGAGAATTCCATTCCGTCGTGTCAAGTCATGGTGCCTTATTCGTTCCCAGCAGGCTTTGGAACAG AGGGGGTCTTGTATCAGTAGCTTCCCACAAGAACTAGATGCACTGAATGAATCTGTCGCCTTCATGATCACATTTGCCAAACAACTCTTTCAG ATTCCAGATGAACTGAAAAAGGAATTAAAGCTGATCGAGAAAAATATTAGCATAGGCAAG GAAGACGAGGTTCCCATGGCGCATGCGTATTGTCATCAGCTGGATAATCGAGAACACAGGGAGACCACGCAGCAGGCGACAACTGAAGCGTTAGTGGAGTTGTATAATCACGTGAAGGATATGCCCGATGGACCAATGAAGCAGAAGTTTATGGAGAAG tTCGAAAAGACACACCCAGGGACGCCTCCCTTCATGCCGAGGAGTCGCGCGCGAACTAAACCGGTAGATCAG gccATGAAGCCAAGCCTTCTCACATACTCGACGCCAATCAAGTCCACGTGTACCCCTGGCAGCCTTGCAAGGCCACCCCTATCACCAATCAACGCCAACAATACAATGGACCAAACGAGCCACCACAAAAACGTCACCTTTAGATCCCCAGATGTGCCTGCCCACCGACCCTCCCACAGTAGATCTGTAGCTGCCAAGGCAAGCTATACTCCTTCGGGTGTTATGTCGCCTTTTAAGTCCCCTCACAGATCCGGGGGAAAGGTGTTCCCGCGACATAAGCGCACTCTGTCGGCTGGAAATTCGAGTATGTCACCATTCAGGCGAAGCCGTACGCGTACTGCGCATGCCCCTAGCGTGCCAGCGCTGACTATTCAGACGCCGTCAGGCCGTATGGTGTGTAGCCCAGACCCCTACAACCAGCCTGGAGCCAAAATTCGCAAGCTGTATGGGTCCCCGGCGGCCAAGAAGCGCTTGTCTAGTCGCGATTACCAACGG GTTGAGGAGACGTTTGTGTGA